TGAGGAAACTGCTGCATATGAAggaaatgaagatgatccCGAAAAAGATGACGCTTTGAAATCCCAAATCGATGATTTGCCCTTTTACTGTATTGGTTTCAAATCTGCTGCACCAGAATATACTTTGCGTACCAGAATTTGGGCTTCTTTGAGATCCCAAACTTTGTACCGTACCGTTTCCGGTTTCATGAATTACTCTAGAGCCATCAAATTGTTATACCGTGTTGAAAATCCTGAAATTGTTCAAATGTTTGGTGGAAACGCTGAAGGTTTGGAAagagaattggaaaaaatggCCAGAAGAAAGTTCAAGTTTTTGGTTTCTATGCAAAGATTGGCTAAGTTCAAACCTCACGAATTAGAAAATGCTGAATTTTTGTTGAGAGCTTACCCAGATTTGCAAATTGCTTACTTGGACGAAGAACCTCCATTGAATGAAGGTGAAGAACCAAGAATTTACTCTTCTCTAATCGATGGTCACTGTGAAATTTTAGACAATGGTCGCAGACGTCCTAAGTACAGAGTTCAATTATCTGGTAACCCAATTCTTGGTGACGGTAAGTCTGATAACCAAAATCATGCTTTAATTTTCTACAGAGGTGAATATCTTCAATTAATTGATTCTAACCAAGACAACTATTTGGAGGAATGTTTGAAGATCAGATCCGTTTTGGCtgaatttgaagagttGAATGTCGAACAAGTTAACCCATACGCCCCTGGTTTGAAGTATCAAGACCAATCAAACAATCATCCTGTTGCTATCGTAGGTGCAAGAGAATACATTTTCTCTGAAAACTCTGGTGTCTTGGGTGATGTTGCTGCTGGTAAAGAACAGACTTTTGGTACATTATTTGCTCGTACTTTATCTCAAATTGGTGGTAAATTGCATTATGGTCATCCTGATTTCATCAATGCTACATTCATGACTACAAGAGGTGGTGTTTCTAAAGCACAAAAAGGTTTACATTTGAATGAAGATATTTATGCTGGTATGAATGCTTTGCTTCGTGGTGGTCGTATTAAGCATTGTGAATATTATCAATGTGGTAAAGGTAGAGATTTGGGTTTCGGTActattttgaatttcaccACAAAGATTGGTGCCGGTATGGGTGAACAAATGTTATCTCGTGAATACTACTACTTGGGTACTCAATTACCTGTTGATCGTTTCTTAACATTCTATTATGCGCATCCAGGTTTCCATTTGAAYAACTTGTTYATTCAATTRTCSTTACARATGTTTATGCTAACWTTGGTGAAYCTRCATGCTTTAGCCCATGAATCCATYCTGTGTATCTATAATAGAAACRCACCAMTYASAGATGTTTTGTATCCAATCGGATGTTATAACTTTCATCCTGCAATTGATTGGGTGAGACGTTATACATTATctattttcattgttttctggATTGCCTTTGTCCCCATTGTCGTCCAAGAACTGATCGAACGTGGTCTATGGAAAGCCACTCAAAGATTTTTCTGCCATATATTATCATTGTCTCCTATGTTCGAAGTGTTTGCCGGTCAAATCTATTCCTCTGCATTACTAAGCGATTTGGCAATTGGTGGTGCGCGTTATATTTCAACTGGTCGTGGTTTCGCTACTTCTCGTATACCTTTTTCAATCCTGTATTCAAGATTTGCAGGATCTGCTATCTACATGGGTGCAAGATCGATTTTAATGTTACTGTTCGGTACTGTTGCACATTGGCAAGCTCCATTGTTATGGTTCTGGGCATCTCTATCCTCCTTAATTTTCGCGCCTTTCGTTTTCAACCCACATCAATTCTCATGGGAAGATTTCTTCTTAGATTATAGAGATTACATCAGATGGCTATCAAGAGGTAATAATAAGTACCATAGAAACTCATGGATTGGTTACGTAAGAATGTCTAGAGCACGTATCACTGGGTTCAAGCGTAAAACAACTGGTGATGAATCTGAAAAGGCCGCTGGTGATGCCAATAGAGCTCACAGATCAAACTTGATCTCTTCTGAAATTGTGCCATGTGCCATTTACGCTGCCGGTTGTTTTATAGCCTTTACATTCATCAATGCTCAGACTGGTGTGAAGAACGGTAAGGATGATACGGTGAACTCTGTTCTACGTATTATTATCTGTACATTGGCTCCTATTGCTATTGATCTAGGTGTTTTATTCTTCTGTATGGGTATGTCTTGTTGCTCTGGTCCCTTATTCGGCATGTGCTGTAAGAAAACAGGTTCTGTCATGGCAGGTATTGCGCACGGTATTGCTGTTATTGTCCatattgtctttttcattgttatGTGGGTTCTAGAGGGTTTCAACTTTAGCAGAATGTTGATTGGTGTTGTTACCTGCATCCAATGTCAAAGACTAATCTTCCACTGTATGACAGCATTATTATTGACTCGTGAGTTCAAGAATGATCATGCTAATACGGCTTTCTGGACTGGTAAATGGTATGGTAAAGGTTTAGGTTACATGGCTTGGACTCAACCAACTAGAGAATTAACTGCCAAAGTCATCGAATTATCTGAATTTGCAGCCGATTTTGTGTTGGGACATGCAATCTTAATTTGCCAATTAccatttattattatccCAGGTATTGACAAGTACCATTCTATTATGCTATTTTGGTTAAAGCCTTCTCGCCAAATTCGTCCACCAatttattctttgaaaCAAACACGCTTGCGTAAACGCATGGTCAAGAAGTACTGCAGTTTGTACTTCTTAGTATTGCTCATTTTTGCAGGGTGCATTGTTGGCCCTGCTGTGGCTTCGTCTAACGTTAAAAACCTTGGTTCCGGTTTGAAGGGCACTTTCCATAACTTAGTTCAACCAAGACATCAAGACAATAATGATACGGGACACCAGATGTCAACATATAAAAGTCACTATTACACAAGTGCGCCTCATCTGAAGACCTGGTCAACTATTAAATGATCGCAATAACATTCAGTATGAAATACTTGAATTTCTGTTTTATATTTACCGATATTCCTGTTTGGAAGCAAATAAGCTAGAAATCCTCAAAAGATTATCTGAATATTATCCGATGTTTTAGTTGAActgttatattttttatttactttgGAAGGGTCTTGTaatatagtttttttattgtaaatatatagacatatttatatattagGGGTTTGTCTTCGTCCAAATAAATGATTATTATTAACACTgttaaattatttttttggccGCGCTTTAAACATTTAGGTGACAAAAAAGTCTTTTCGGCGCCAgtaaaaatgcaaagaaaacatttgTGTCACTTGGtcaataaaggaaaatgtGACTACAAAAGACTGTTcctaaaaatgaaaagtgGTAAgcattaaaaaattttaattAAACCACGTTTGTCATTACTTCTCTAATTAGAAAACGGCCAAAATATTACAATAGAATGAGGCAGGAACAAAGATTGTGTATAGCCATTcaattgtttgtttgtttttttatacatTTTACTTTCTGTTCCTCAAGTCACAATTATGGAAATACTCCGGAGATTAAGATAGTTGGAAGCAAGTTTTTCAGCTCACTGGATGGAGCAcagttttttattaaagGCATCGCATATCAACCACAGAGAAGTGAAGAGGAGCTTGCAAATGCAAATGGCGCTTTTGAGACAAAATATATCGACGCCTTGGCAGATCCAGAGCTATGCTTGAGGGATATACCATATCTTAAAAGATTAGGAGTAAACACGTTGCGTATTTACGCAATTGACCCAACAAAGTCGCACGAAAAATGTATGGAAGCACTGTCTGTCGAAGGAATGTATGTTCTATTAGACCTTTCAGAACCAgatatttcaataaatagAGAAGAACCGGCTTGGGATGTTaacatctttgaaagatataAATCTGTAATTGACGCaatgtcttcttttccaaatctgCTTGGCTTTTTTGCGGGAAATGAGGTGACCAACGATCATACAAATACGTTTGCTTCACCATTTGTAAAGGCTGCAATTAGAGATGCCAAAGAGTACATATCGAGGTCCGACTATAGAAATATTCCGGTCGGCTATTCTACCAATGATGATGCTGTAACCAGAGAAAACCTTGCCAATTACTTTGTTTGCGGAGAGGTCAAAGCTGATTTCTACGGAATAAATATGTATGAATGGTGCGGGTATTCTACATATGGGACTAGTGGATATAGGGAAAGGacaaaagaatttgaaggTTACCCAATCCCTGTATTTTTCTCTGAATTCGGCTGCAATATCATAAGACCGAGACCATTTACTGAAGTCAGTGCTCTATATGGTAACAAAATGTCCTCAGTTTGGTCGGGAGGTCTTGcatatatgtattttgaagaagaaaatgaatacGGCGTTGTCAAAATTAATGACAAAAATGAAGTGGATATTCTTCCTgacttcaaaaatcttgagaaagagttcaaaaaaGCCGATCCAAAAGGCACCACAGAGGAACGGTATTCAattgctttgaaaaatcagcAGGCACGGAATGATACTGAATGCCCAAGTATCACCGGGAGAGTTTGGGAAGCAAACGAAAAATTACCTGCAACACCGGATAGATCTAAGTGCGCCTGTTTGGATACGGTTTTGCCATGTGCCGTGGTTCCTTTTGGTTCTGAGTCTGAAAAATACGAGAACTATTTTGACTACTTATGTTCGAAAGTTGATTGTTCTGATATTCAGGCAAATGGTAAAACAGGTATATACGGTATGTTCTCTGATTGTTCCGTAGAGCAGAAAATGTCTTTACAGCTAAGCAAACTGTACTACAAAGTAGGCGCGAAAGATCAACGCTGCCCCCTCAATGATAGAAACGTGTACTTTAATTTAGAAAGCTTGGAACATCTCTCAAATGATTCAGTGTGCAATGATATTCTCAATTCTATAGTGAACAGTACGTGTTCCAATGGCGATTGCTCAATCTCAAACCCAGCAcgaaataaagaaaatttaaagGCGAAGCATCCCCCAAAGAATGATATAAATGGCAGTACCGTTGCATTTAAAACCTCAGGGTTTATAATACTTTTGATTTCTATGGTGACTGCTGGAGTTGTTTTCTGAAGAGCATAATTTAGCCCTAAAGAAGAGCCACGATATATATTTTGGAGACAAGTTGTGTGATAACTAATAGTACAGGAAGTACAAATAATTAGGAATGGGCAAATCGttttaaaaatttacaaTATTGACCTTTGAAGTTGAATTATAAATTTTCGGATTCCATGTTATAATaatacgtatatagattttACTATatattctcctcatggattcAGGAATCcacaaaaaggaatcagtaattttgcataatattataaatgattctgttcctctttttatatgttgtcattcattgatcctattacaatatcaatccttgcgcttcagcttccattaatttcgacgacactttRAATCTTRacttactggtcttgtaatttatgtcatcttttaacaccgtatataatagtaatagatggacgatagttgaatcttgtcCCAACAACTCTAACAAGCTGGctctattatttttattaaatttaAGAAGGCTTTATATTGTGAAGCTGGAATTTTAGTCCAAACCAGTTGTATGCTAATGAAATTAGATTTAAAGTTGACGAAAGCTATTGCATTATATGATGTTTGCAATTTCTATCATTGATAATTTACTATGCTCCTCTAGTGCAATGGTTAGCATGCATTCTTCCGGTGGCTGTGATCCGGGTTCGAGTCCCGGGAGGAGcttttaaatatttttttggcaatATTCTCCGAAAATGAGATGTACTGTTAACTGGGTGTAAGGAAACGTTAGTTGTAGAGGTAGATcaagaaagcaaaattttgtttttatagATACAACTTCCACCAATCACTATACCAAGGCAAGAGCTGCTCTTCAGCCTCATCTTTTTAT
This DNA window, taken from Saccharomyces eubayanus strain FM1318 chromosome XII, whole genome shotgun sequence, encodes the following:
- the FKS1 gene encoding 1,3-beta-D-glucan synthase, producing the protein MNADQHPYQDQTVYPQEQGEGQGQGQEQDYDQYGQPLYPQQTDGYYDPAMAAGNEADMYGQQPPNDSYDQEYTNGEYYGQPPNMAAQDGENFSDFSSYGPPGTPGYDSYGGQYTPSQMSYGEPNSSGTSTPVYGNYDPNAIAMALPNEPYPAWTADSQSPVSIEQIEDIFIDLTNRLGFQRDSMRNVFDHFMVLLDSRSSRMSPDQALLSLHADYIGGDTANYKKWYFAAQLDLDDDIGFRNMSLGKLSRKARKAKKKNKKAMEEADPEDAEETLNKIEGDNSLEAADFRWKAKMNQLSPLERVRQIALYLLCWGEANQVRFTAECLCFIYKCAADYLDSPLCQQRQEPMPEGDFLNRVITPLYQFIRNQVYEVVDGRFVKRERDHNEVIGYDDLNQLFWYPEGIAKIVFEDGTKLIELPVEERYLRLGDVVWGDVFFKTYKETRTWLHLITNFNRIWVMHISIYWMYCAYNAPTFYTHNYQQLVNNQPLAAYRWATAALGGTVACIIQIIATICEWSFVPRKWAGAQHLSRRFWFLCVILAINLGPLIFVFAYDKDTVNSTAARVVAAVTFFIAVATIIFFSIMPLGGLFTSYMKKSTRRYVASQTFTAAFAPLHGLDRWMSYLVWVTVFAAKYSESYFFLILSLRDPMRILSTTSMRCTGEHWWGDKICKIQPKIVLGLMIATDFILFFLDTYLWYIIVNTVFSVGKSFYLGISILTPWRNIFTRLPKRIYSKILATSDMEIKYKPKVLISQVWNAVIISMYREHLLAIDHVQKLLYHQVPSEIEGKRTLRAPTFFVSQDDNNFETEFFPRDSEAERRISFFAQSLSTPIPEPLPVDNMPTFTVLTPHYAERILLSLREIIREDDQFSRVTLLEYLKQLHPVEWECFVKDTKILAEETAAYEGNEDDPEKDDALKSQIDDLPFYCIGFKSAAPEYTLRTRIWASLRSQTLYRTVSGFMNYSRAIKLLYRVENPEIVQMFGGNAEGLERELEKMARRKFKFLVSMQRLAKFKPHELENAEFLLRAYPDLQIAYLDEEPPLNEGEEPRIYSSLIDGHCEILDNGRRRPKYRVQLSGNPILGDGKSDNQNHALIFYRGEYLQLIDSNQDNYLEECLKIRSVLAEFEELNVEQVNPYAPGLKYQDQSNNHPVAIVGAREYIFSENSGVLGDVAAGKEQTFGTLFARTLSQIGGKLHYGHPDFINATFMTTRGGVSKAQKGLHLNEDIYAGMNALLRGGRIKHCEYYQCGKGRDLGFGTILNFTTKIGAGMGEQMLSREYYYLGTQLPVDRFLTFYYAHPGFHLNNLFIQLSLQMFMLTLVNLHALAHESILCIYNRNXPJXDVLYPIGCYNFHPAIDWVRRYTLSIFIVFWIAFVPIVVQELIERGLWKATQRFFCHILSLSPMFEVFAGQIYSSALLSDLAIGGARYISTGRGFATSRIPFSILYSRFAGSAIYMGARSILMLLFGTVAHWQAPLLWFWASLSSLIFAPFVFNPHQFSWEDFFLDYRDYIRWLSRGNNKYHRNSWIGYVRMSRARITGFKRKTTGDESEKAAGDANRAHRSNLISSEIVPCAIYAAGCFIAFTFINAQTGVKNGKDDTVNSVLRIIICTLAPIAIDLGVLFFCMGMSCCSGPLFGMCCKKTGSVMAGIAHGIAVIVHIVFFIVMWVLEGFNFSRMLIGVVTCIQCQRLIFHCMTALLLTREFKNDHANTAFWTGKWYGKGLGYMAWTQPTRELTAKVIELSEFAADFVLGHAILICQLPFIIIPGIDKYHSIMLFWLKPSRQIRPPIYSLKQTRLRKRMVKKYCSLYFLVLLIFAGCIVGPAVASSNVKNLGSGLKGTFHNLVQPRHQDNNDTGHQMSTYKSHYYTSAPHLKTWSTIK
- the GAS2 gene encoding 1,3-beta-glucanosyltransferase, coding for MRQEQRLCIAIQLFVCFFIHFTFCSSSHNYGNTPEIKIVGSKFFSSLDGAQFFIKGIAYQPQRSEEELANANGAFETKYIDALADPELCLRDIPYLKRLGVNTLRIYAIDPTKSHEKCMEALSVEGMYVLLDLSEPDISINREEPAWDVNIFERYKSVIDAMSSFPNLLGFFAGNEVTNDHTNTFASPFVKAAIRDAKEYISRSDYRNIPVGYSTNDDAVTRENLANYFVCGEVKADFYGINMYEWCGYSTYGTSGYRERTKEFEGYPIPVFFSEFGCNIIRPRPFTEVSALYGNKMSSVWSGGLAYMYFEEENEYGVVKINDKNEVDILPDFKNLEKEFKKADPKGTTEERYSIALKNQQARNDTECPSITGRVWEANEKLPATPDRSKCACLDTVLPCAVVPFGSESEKYENYFDYLCSKVDCSDIQANGKTGIYGMFSDCSVEQKMSLQLSKLYYKVGAKDQRCPLNDRNVYFNLESLEHLSNDSVCNDILNSIVNSTCSNGDCSISNPARNKENLKAKHPPKNDINGSTVAFKTSGFIILLISMVTAGVVF